In one Paenibacillus sp. JQZ6Y-1 genomic region, the following are encoded:
- a CDS encoding cellulose binding domain-containing protein, whose product MMNMSKKASAILAASILATGGSFFAAPSAHAAIQSNVVANDIAWNNTSAPAAPANVAARAGSNQVVLTWSPVDNASSYEVRRYDVINNTYNSVQSNTYTVLTTGVTDAVYADTSVTNGQVYGYVVNAVLADGQVTQMSAPVVAAPVNRSANVSQSLVLQYKANGSGSGSIRPTINIMNTGTEDVNLSDIRVRYYFTGGNGLTARDVSMNSVPFSTNNVEAHIVNMEQPQSGADSYVELIFNAEAGIIPAGGDSGDISFTVQRTSGGNSSSDYSYSDNTSMADNNKIVVYYQGGPVWGTDPGVTEE is encoded by the coding sequence ATGATGAACATGTCTAAAAAAGCTTCAGCTATTCTAGCTGCATCCATTCTAGCAACTGGAGGTAGCTTCTTTGCTGCGCCAAGTGCGCATGCTGCTATTCAATCCAATGTGGTAGCCAACGATATTGCTTGGAATAACACATCTGCACCAGCAGCACCAGCCAATGTAGCTGCACGTGCAGGCTCCAATCAAGTGGTATTGACTTGGTCACCAGTTGATAACGCTAGTAGCTACGAAGTGCGCCGTTACGATGTGATCAACAACACCTACAATAGTGTACAATCCAATACGTATACCGTGCTCACAACAGGTGTGACAGATGCGGTGTACGCAGATACATCGGTTACCAATGGTCAAGTATACGGTTATGTGGTGAATGCAGTACTGGCTGACGGTCAAGTGACGCAGATGTCTGCACCGGTTGTAGCAGCACCAGTGAATCGTTCTGCCAATGTGAGCCAATCGCTTGTATTGCAGTACAAAGCGAATGGAAGTGGTTCCGGTTCGATTCGTCCAACTATCAATATTATGAATACTGGTACAGAGGATGTGAATCTGAGCGATATTCGTGTTCGTTACTACTTCACTGGCGGTAACGGTTTGACTGCACGCGATGTCTCCATGAACAGCGTGCCATTTAGCACGAATAATGTAGAAGCTCATATCGTTAATATGGAGCAGCCGCAATCCGGTGCAGATAGTTATGTAGAGCTGATCTTTAACGCGGAAGCGGGAATTATTCCTGCTGGCGGAGATAGCGGAGACATTAGCTTTACGGTACAAAGAACATCTGGCGGTAACTCGTCCTCCGACTATTCCTATAGCGATAACACCTCCATGGCAGACAACAACAAAATCGTTGTCTACTATCAAGGTGGTCCAGTTTGGGGGACTGATCCGGGTGTAACGGAAGAATAA